From the genome of Pseudanabaena sp. FACHB-2040, one region includes:
- a CDS encoding response regulator transcription factor, whose amino-acid sequence MRILVVEDDAQIADMLTEALTHRQYQVDVAHDGEVAWEWVNALDYELVVLDVTLPKLDGIRLCQMLRARGATARNATIPVIMLTARDTKADKILGLDAGADDYMVKPFDLDELMARIRALLRRGSPTANPTLTWGPLHLVPSTYEATYADQPLTLTPKEYALLELLVANGRRVLSRPGIIEQLWSAEDSPTEEAVKTHIRTLRQKLRAVGAPDDFVETVHGLGYRLRQWA is encoded by the coding sequence ATGCGTATTTTGGTGGTCGAAGATGATGCCCAGATTGCCGACATGCTGACGGAGGCGCTAACCCACCGCCAGTATCAGGTGGATGTAGCCCACGATGGAGAGGTTGCCTGGGAGTGGGTGAATGCCCTGGATTATGAGCTGGTAGTGCTGGATGTAACGCTGCCCAAGCTCGACGGCATCCGGCTCTGTCAAATGCTGCGGGCGCGGGGAGCTACGGCTCGCAACGCGACAATTCCGGTGATTATGCTGACGGCGCGCGACACCAAGGCCGACAAGATTTTGGGCCTCGATGCTGGGGCCGATGACTATATGGTCAAACCCTTTGACCTAGATGAGCTGATGGCCCGCATTCGGGCACTGCTGCGACGAGGTAGCCCTACTGCTAACCCCACCCTGACTTGGGGGCCGCTGCACCTAGTTCCCAGTACTTACGAAGCCACTTACGCTGACCAGCCGCTAACGCTAACGCCCAAGGAATATGCGCTGCTGGAGCTGCTGGTGGCTAACGGTCGACGGGTTTTGAGCCGTCCCGGCATCATCGAGCAGTTATGGTCTGCCGAAGATTCCCCCACGGAAGAAGCGGTTAAAACCCACATCCGCACGCTGCGACAGAAGCTCAGAGCGGTAGGCGCTCCTGATGACTTTGTGGAGACGGTGCACGGGCTGGGCTATCGTCTGCGGCAGTGGGCCTGA
- a CDS encoding SDR family NAD(P)-dependent oxidoreductase encodes MPFGDTLHAANALIVGANQGIGLGFVRQLLSDQRYSRIYATYRTPERAEALFALQKEQPERLHCLPLDLTDEAQIEGAIATLSTLTPQLHLVLSCVGLLHEGDLQPEKSLRQLNADQLLRYFQVNSIGGALLAKQCLPLLKHSAPSVLAAISAKIGSIGDNQLGGWYGYRASKAALNMLFRTAAVEYSRKSPKTILALLHPGTTDTQLSQPFQRGVPPEKLFPVERTVAQLMAVIEKLESTDSGEFFSWDGSRLPW; translated from the coding sequence ATGCCCTTTGGAGATACCTTACACGCTGCTAATGCCCTAATTGTGGGAGCCAACCAAGGCATCGGCCTGGGCTTTGTTCGGCAGTTGCTGTCTGACCAGCGCTACTCGCGCATCTATGCCACCTACCGCACCCCTGAGCGGGCTGAAGCCCTATTTGCCCTCCAGAAAGAACAGCCAGAACGCCTGCATTGCCTACCGCTCGACCTGACGGATGAGGCTCAGATTGAGGGCGCGATCGCAACCCTCAGCACCCTAACGCCCCAGCTCCACCTGGTGCTTTCCTGCGTCGGCCTGCTCCACGAGGGCGACCTGCAGCCCGAAAAAAGCCTGCGCCAGCTCAATGCTGATCAACTGCTGCGCTACTTCCAGGTCAACAGCATCGGGGGAGCGCTGCTAGCCAAGCAGTGCCTGCCCCTACTCAAGCACTCAGCGCCCAGCGTCCTCGCCGCGATCTCGGCCAAGATCGGCAGCATTGGCGACAACCAGCTGGGCGGCTGGTACGGTTACCGAGCCTCGAAAGCCGCTCTGAATATGCTGTTTCGCACCGCTGCCGTGGAGTACAGCCGCAAAAGCCCGAAGACGATTCTGGCCCTGCTCCACCCTGGCACCACCGACACCCAGCTCTCACAGCCTTTTCAGCGAGGGGTGCCGCCCGAAAAACTGTTTCCCGTGGAGCGAACGGTCGCTCAGCTAATGGCGGTGATTGAAAAATTAGAGTCAACCGACAGCGGCGAATTCTTTTCCTGGGACGGCAGCCGCTTACCTTGGTAA
- a CDS encoding DUF4126 domain-containing protein: MDLLESIGIGLGLGAAAGFRIVAPFLVLSAVALFGHVPLADNLDWLGTYPAFIGLLVALAFEMLIYFIPWLDALAETVALPLATVAGTLLMALATNQLDPFAQWSLAIIAGGGTAATVRGLSGFTRLVSTATTGGLANFLIAIAEILGALLLSFLALALPLVVLVVVAVMLAIAIQFALKTYQNSRLRTPEDAA, translated from the coding sequence ATGGACTTGCTTGAGAGCATCGGCATCGGCCTGGGGCTGGGGGCAGCGGCAGGCTTTCGTATTGTTGCGCCGTTTTTGGTGCTGAGTGCGGTGGCCCTGTTTGGCCATGTCCCACTGGCGGACAATCTGGATTGGCTGGGCACCTATCCCGCCTTCATTGGCCTGCTGGTAGCCTTGGCCTTTGAGATGCTGATCTACTTCATTCCTTGGCTGGACGCGCTCGCCGAAACCGTGGCGCTGCCGCTGGCGACGGTTGCCGGAACGCTGCTGATGGCCCTGGCTACTAATCAGCTCGATCCCTTTGCTCAGTGGAGCCTGGCAATTATTGCGGGCGGTGGCACCGCAGCCACAGTTAGGGGACTGAGCGGCTTCACACGGCTCGTCTCGACTGCCACCACAGGCGGACTGGCGAACTTTTTAATTGCGATCGCAGAAATCCTCGGAGCCCTGCTGCTGTCGTTTCTGGCCCTAGCCCTGCCGCTGGTGGTCTTGGTCGTCGTCGCTGTGATGCTTGCGATCGCAATCCAATTCGCCCTAAAAACCTACCAAAATTCTCGCTTGCGGACTCCCGAAGACGCTGCCTGA
- the glgX gene encoding glycogen debranching protein GlgX produces MHVAVWPGDVYPLGAHWDQKGTNFALFSEHATAVDLCLFDKDGEETRVPLTEVSNFVWHGYLPGIGPGQQYGYRVYGPYAPHEGHRFNPNKLLIDPYAKAIAGEVGNGPELFGYDWESPDEDLSYSELDSAELMPKSVVVDETFDWEGDALLRTRWHDTVIYEVHVKGFTKQHPDIPKELRGTYAGLAHPVAIEHLQRLGITAVELMPIHHFLSVPGHLASKNLRNYWGYDSINYLAPFSGYSSSGILGEQVSEFKEMVKALHRAGIEVILDVVYNHTGEGNHMGPTLSLRGIDNVSYYRLVEGDARYYMDFTGCGNSLHMRSPQVLKLIMDSLRYWVSEMHVDGFRFDLASALARELYDVDRLSAFFDLIHQDPVLAGVKLIAEPWDVGTGGYQVGNFPVNWSEWNGRYRDTVRDFWRGEDEMLGEFAYRLTGSPDLYFQMNGRQPNASINFITAHDGFTLNDLVSYNDKHNEANGEDNQDGESHNRSWNCGEEGPTSNPEVLQLREQQRRNFLTTLMLSQGVPMLLGGDEIGRSQMGNNNAYCHDDEISWFDWELPEGNEDLINFCRELIYFRKQHRVFRRRKWFQGQAIHGVEVNDISWHNPDGSEMTQEQWDVGYSKSMAVFLNGDRIPSPGPQGERVSDDSFLMFFNAHYETIEFNLPEVLNSDSWAVEIDTKEPRFVTEERVFTGTQAVPVVARSLVILKRLMV; encoded by the coding sequence ATGCACGTTGCGGTTTGGCCTGGGGACGTTTACCCCCTAGGAGCTCACTGGGATCAAAAAGGTACCAACTTTGCTCTCTTTTCTGAACATGCAACGGCTGTTGACCTCTGCCTCTTTGATAAAGATGGAGAGGAAACACGGGTGCCGCTGACAGAAGTAAGCAACTTTGTCTGGCACGGCTATCTTCCTGGCATTGGACCGGGGCAGCAGTATGGGTACCGAGTGTATGGCCCCTACGCGCCCCACGAAGGCCATCGCTTCAACCCCAATAAGCTGCTGATCGACCCCTACGCCAAAGCGATCGCAGGGGAAGTTGGCAATGGCCCTGAGCTGTTTGGCTACGACTGGGAGAGCCCCGACGAAGACCTCTCCTACTCAGAACTAGACAGCGCCGAACTGATGCCCAAGTCGGTGGTGGTCGATGAAACCTTTGACTGGGAAGGCGATGCGCTGCTGCGGACCCGCTGGCACGATACCGTCATTTACGAAGTCCACGTCAAAGGCTTTACCAAACAGCACCCGGATATCCCTAAGGAACTGCGGGGCACCTATGCCGGGTTGGCCCACCCGGTTGCGATCGAACACTTGCAGCGGTTGGGCATTACCGCTGTCGAACTGATGCCGATTCACCACTTTTTGTCGGTGCCAGGGCACTTGGCGAGCAAAAACTTGCGTAACTACTGGGGCTACGACTCCATTAACTACCTGGCCCCCTTCTCCGGCTACAGCTCCAGCGGCATTTTAGGGGAGCAGGTGTCTGAGTTTAAGGAGATGGTGAAGGCGCTGCACCGAGCCGGCATTGAGGTGATTCTCGATGTGGTCTATAACCACACTGGCGAGGGCAACCACATGGGGCCCACCCTGTCACTGCGTGGAATTGATAACGTCAGCTACTACCGGTTAGTAGAGGGCGATGCCCGCTACTACATGGACTTCACAGGCTGCGGCAACTCTCTACACATGCGTAGCCCCCAGGTGTTAAAGCTGATCATGGACAGCCTGCGTTACTGGGTCAGCGAGATGCACGTCGATGGCTTCCGCTTTGACCTGGCCTCGGCCCTGGCCCGCGAACTGTACGACGTGGATCGGCTGTCTGCCTTCTTTGACCTGATTCACCAAGACCCAGTTCTAGCTGGGGTGAAGCTGATTGCTGAACCCTGGGATGTGGGTACAGGTGGCTATCAAGTCGGTAACTTTCCGGTCAACTGGTCGGAGTGGAATGGCCGCTATCGCGACACCGTACGCGACTTCTGGCGGGGCGAAGATGAGATGCTGGGCGAATTTGCCTACCGCCTCACCGGCAGCCCCGATCTCTATTTCCAGATGAATGGACGACAGCCCAACGCCAGCATCAACTTCATCACGGCCCACGACGGCTTTACGCTTAACGACCTGGTCAGCTACAACGATAAGCACAACGAGGCCAACGGTGAAGACAACCAGGACGGCGAAAGCCACAACCGCTCTTGGAACTGTGGCGAAGAAGGTCCCACCAGCAATCCGGAGGTGCTGCAGCTAAGAGAACAGCAGCGACGCAACTTCCTCACCACGCTGATGCTCTCACAAGGGGTGCCCATGCTATTGGGGGGAGATGAGATCGGGCGATCGCAAATGGGCAATAACAACGCCTACTGCCACGATGACGAGATCTCCTGGTTTGACTGGGAGTTGCCGGAGGGCAACGAAGATCTAATTAACTTCTGCCGGGAGCTGATTTACTTCCGTAAGCAGCACCGGGTCTTCCGGAGGCGCAAGTGGTTTCAGGGTCAGGCGATCCACGGGGTAGAGGTTAACGACATTAGCTGGCACAACCCCGATGGCAGCGAGATGACTCAGGAACAGTGGGATGTGGGCTACTCGAAATCGATGGCTGTGTTTCTCAATGGCGATCGCATTCCCAGCCCTGGCCCTCAAGGCGAGCGCGTCAGCGACGACAGCTTCCTGATGTTTTTCAACGCCCACTACGAGACGATTGAGTTTAACCTGCCTGAGGTTTTGAACAGCGACTCCTGGGCCGTAGAGATCGATACCAAAGAGCCGCGCTTTGTCACTGAGGAACGTGTCTTTACAGGCACGCAAGCCGTTCCGGTGGTAGCTCGCTCCCTGGTGATCTTGAAGCGACTGATGGTTTAG
- a CDS encoding aminotransferase class V-fold PLP-dependent enzyme, with translation MNSPSSTQTDLAIFRQQFPALLNKTYFNYGGQGPMPRAALDAILQAHERTQQEGPFSVQVNQWVGAVGAAMRQTMAGELGAPVEAIALTEDVTVGCNIPLWGVDWQAGDHILMTDCEHPGVIAAVQEICRRFGVTASTCPILSTLNGGDPVAVIAQHLQPQTRMLVVSHILWNTGQVLPLKSIAQLCHAQARPVLVHVDAAQSVGSLPLNLTDLEIDFYAFTGHKWWCGPAGLGGLYVRPGVLEQIQPTYIGWRGITTDASANPTGWQPTAQRYEVATSDFALMAGLEAAIATHHTWGTAEQRYQRICQLSHYLWQRLNELPGIQCLRSAPPESGLISFYVLEQGVPSPQRHRQLVKDLEDRGFLLRVLLSPHCVRACVHYLTLESEIDALMAEIVSLL, from the coding sequence GTGAATTCACCTTCTTCAACTCAGACTGACCTGGCTATCTTCCGGCAGCAGTTTCCGGCGCTGCTCAATAAAACCTATTTCAACTACGGCGGTCAGGGACCCATGCCCCGCGCCGCGCTTGATGCTATTTTGCAGGCTCACGAACGTACTCAGCAGGAGGGGCCGTTTTCGGTTCAGGTGAACCAGTGGGTAGGGGCTGTCGGGGCGGCGATGCGGCAAACGATGGCGGGGGAATTGGGGGCTCCGGTAGAGGCAATTGCCCTGACTGAAGATGTAACGGTGGGCTGCAACATTCCTCTCTGGGGCGTGGATTGGCAGGCGGGCGACCACATTTTGATGACGGACTGTGAGCATCCGGGGGTGATAGCGGCGGTGCAGGAGATTTGTCGCCGCTTTGGAGTGACAGCCAGCACCTGCCCAATTCTCAGTACGCTCAATGGGGGCGACCCGGTAGCGGTGATTGCTCAGCACCTGCAGCCTCAGACCCGAATGCTGGTGGTCAGCCACATTCTTTGGAATACGGGACAAGTGCTGCCGCTCAAGTCGATTGCTCAGCTCTGTCATGCTCAGGCCCGTCCGGTGCTGGTGCATGTGGACGCGGCGCAGTCGGTGGGGTCGCTGCCGCTCAATCTGACGGATCTAGAAATCGACTTTTATGCGTTTACTGGGCACAAGTGGTGGTGCGGGCCAGCGGGGTTAGGCGGGCTTTATGTACGGCCTGGGGTGTTAGAGCAGATCCAGCCCACGTATATTGGCTGGCGCGGCATTACCACTGATGCCAGCGCTAACCCCACGGGCTGGCAGCCGACTGCCCAGCGCTATGAGGTGGCAACCTCAGACTTTGCGCTGATGGCAGGGCTGGAGGCTGCGATCGCAACCCACCACACCTGGGGCACTGCCGAGCAACGCTACCAGCGCATCTGTCAGCTCAGCCACTATCTCTGGCAGCGGCTAAATGAACTGCCGGGCATTCAGTGCCTGCGCTCGGCTCCACCGGAGTCGGGCCTGATCTCTTTTTACGTGCTGGAGCAGGGGGTGCCCTCGCCGCAGCGGCATCGGCAGCTGGTCAAAGACTTAGAAGATCGCGGCTTTTTGCTGCGGGTGCTGCTGTCGCCTCACTGTGTGCGGGCCTGCGTTCACTACCTAACGCTGGAGTCGGAGATAGATGCTCTGATGGCCGAAATTGTCTCCCTTCTGTGA
- a CDS encoding TM0106 family RecB-like putative nuclease codes for MSASYPLPQRPESGGGHLAPLRFPSETITPNSKTPVRWLTDDLLFHYQRCSRRAFLDLYGSSTAKDPPSDYLAKLRQDSTVHRSSVMQEYEPLHRPRYPKGDWTAGAKATQDLMAQGIDAIAQAVLVADSAVEGIQLVSQPDLLIKQPGWSHWGNWTYTTIDIKLGKKPKLDYQVVAAFHAYVLARVQGMWPETSWLALREGKIYAVDLERQLLKLQDTLNGCLYDLRQLEPPEVFISHSRCDLCYWFSHCYSSAKAEQHLSLLPGVTPARYVFLQERHLTTVEALAAANPQQLAPLPGFGEPVAEKLVHQAQALLGNRAIARTTPHPPQTFALHPADLPSAEVELYFDIEAAPDQDLIYLHGVLVVDYRTGEETFHALLAESPEAEQTAWAQFLELVHDYPTAPIYHFCPYEAQTVRKLGQLFGTPDPVIETLLTRFFDVHKSITESVTLPVESYALKHIARWIGFDWRDEGANGAQSICWYNAWLETCDRTYLEAILRYNEDDCRATYRIKDWLTKFAQPFWYPEA; via the coding sequence TTGTCTGCTAGTTACCCCCTGCCGCAACGACCTGAGTCGGGGGGTGGCCATCTAGCCCCCCTGAGATTTCCGTCTGAAACAATTACCCCCAACTCAAAAACGCCCGTTCGCTGGCTGACTGATGATCTCCTGTTTCACTATCAGCGCTGCAGCCGACGGGCGTTTTTAGATCTATACGGCAGCTCTACAGCCAAAGACCCCCCTAGCGACTACCTAGCCAAACTCAGGCAAGACAGCACTGTGCATCGCTCCAGCGTGATGCAAGAGTACGAGCCGCTGCACCGACCGCGCTACCCCAAAGGAGACTGGACAGCAGGTGCAAAGGCAACTCAAGATTTGATGGCTCAGGGCATCGATGCGATCGCACAGGCCGTTTTAGTTGCCGACTCCGCTGTTGAAGGCATTCAGCTAGTCAGCCAGCCCGATCTGCTGATCAAGCAGCCCGGCTGGTCTCACTGGGGCAACTGGACCTACACCACTATTGACATCAAGCTAGGCAAAAAACCCAAGCTCGACTATCAGGTGGTTGCGGCCTTTCATGCCTATGTCTTGGCGCGAGTACAGGGCATGTGGCCAGAAACTAGCTGGCTGGCTCTGCGCGAAGGCAAAATCTATGCCGTAGACCTAGAGCGGCAGCTGCTCAAGCTCCAAGACACGCTCAACGGCTGCCTTTACGACCTACGCCAGTTAGAGCCGCCCGAAGTTTTTATCTCCCATAGCCGCTGCGACCTCTGCTACTGGTTTAGCCACTGCTACAGCAGCGCTAAAGCAGAGCAACACCTCTCTTTGCTGCCGGGAGTCACTCCCGCTCGCTATGTCTTCTTGCAGGAGCGCCACCTGACCACGGTTGAAGCGCTAGCCGCCGCCAACCCCCAGCAGCTCGCGCCGCTGCCCGGCTTTGGTGAACCTGTGGCCGAAAAGCTGGTGCACCAGGCCCAAGCCCTACTGGGCAACCGTGCGATCGCACGCACTACGCCCCATCCACCCCAGACCTTTGCGCTGCACCCGGCTGATCTGCCCTCTGCCGAAGTCGAGCTGTACTTTGACATCGAGGCGGCCCCCGACCAAGATCTGATCTATCTACACGGTGTTTTAGTCGTCGACTATCGCACTGGAGAAGAAACCTTCCATGCCCTGCTGGCAGAATCTCCCGAAGCCGAGCAAACTGCCTGGGCGCAGTTTTTGGAGCTGGTGCACGACTACCCCACCGCACCGATCTATCACTTCTGCCCCTATGAAGCTCAGACTGTGCGCAAACTAGGCCAGCTCTTTGGCACCCCCGACCCAGTTATTGAAACGCTGCTGACTCGGTTCTTTGACGTCCACAAAAGCATTACCGAGTCTGTTACGCTCCCGGTCGAAAGCTACGCCCTCAAGCATATCGCCCGCTGGATTGGCTTTGACTGGCGCGATGAAGGGGCCAACGGAGCCCAATCCATTTGCTGGTACAACGCCTGGCTAGAGACGTGCGATCGCACCTACCTCGAAGCCATCCTCCGCTACAACGAAGACGACTGCCGCGCCACCTATCGCATCAAAGACTGGCTAACAAAGTTTGCCCAGCCTTTCTGGTACCCCGAGGCTTAA
- a CDS encoding ATP-binding protein, translating into MNSSPQNSSTVKWSVERLWVTVAFCLALLLMGAVNFISYQNATQLIDRTVQLKQTTELLATLTHVSATLTDAESRRWRYILFDDRQELEAYDQAIESLDLKLEQLRQPLTDKPGQEQRLDQLEALIHQRRQLLAQSTELYRQMRSQLTAEHPLLVQANQNQTQIYQVIAELEITEEERLEVQVKQSQASSQARMIIEICGTALTFAVLLGVYALLYRQMFKRQELEQMQQKLAQEKELGELKLQFFSMVSHEFRTPLSSILGSAQLLRETLYSTIDAAKLKGLLRIQASARLMTQLLNDILTLARADAGKLECRPELLEIQSFCLNLIEDLQLLNEPPRAIQFSQQGNCTHAYLDEKLLYSILSNLLSNAIKYSPADSPIYFTLYCEPGSIAFQVRDEGMGIAPEDQAQLYEPFIRGKNIGNTTGSGLGMAVVKKCLDLHQGEIELESEVGLGTTFTLKIAQPPASQAGSGELSLPAQAR; encoded by the coding sequence ATGAATTCAAGCCCCCAAAATTCAAGCACCGTGAAGTGGTCGGTCGAACGCCTGTGGGTAACGGTGGCCTTTTGCCTAGCGCTGCTGCTAATGGGCGCGGTAAACTTCATCTCCTACCAAAACGCGACCCAGCTGATCGACCGCACAGTACAGCTTAAGCAGACCACCGAACTGCTAGCGACCCTTACCCATGTCTCAGCCACCCTTACCGATGCCGAGTCTCGTCGCTGGCGCTACATCTTGTTCGACGACCGGCAGGAGCTAGAGGCCTACGACCAAGCCATTGAGAGCCTGGATCTGAAGCTGGAGCAGCTGCGGCAGCCGCTCACCGACAAGCCCGGACAGGAGCAGCGCCTTGATCAGCTAGAAGCCTTAATTCATCAGCGGCGGCAGCTATTGGCCCAGTCTACTGAGCTTTATCGCCAAATGCGATCGCAACTGACCGCAGAGCATCCCCTGCTGGTACAGGCCAATCAAAACCAGACCCAAATTTACCAGGTCATTGCCGAGCTAGAAATTACTGAAGAGGAGCGGCTAGAAGTCCAGGTCAAACAGTCCCAAGCCAGCTCCCAAGCCCGTATGATTATCGAGATTTGCGGTACGGCATTGACCTTTGCCGTGCTTTTAGGGGTCTATGCGCTGCTCTACCGGCAAATGTTTAAGCGACAGGAGCTAGAGCAGATGCAGCAAAAGCTAGCCCAAGAAAAGGAGCTAGGAGAGCTAAAGCTGCAGTTTTTCTCGATGGTTTCCCACGAATTTCGCACACCGCTCAGCAGCATTTTGGGATCGGCCCAGCTGCTGAGAGAAACGCTATACAGCACGATCGACGCCGCAAAGCTCAAGGGCCTGCTTCGCATTCAGGCATCTGCTCGGCTAATGACGCAGCTGCTCAACGACATTTTGACGCTAGCTAGAGCCGATGCTGGCAAGCTGGAGTGCAGGCCCGAACTGCTTGAAATCCAATCTTTCTGCCTCAACCTAATCGAAGATCTGCAGCTACTCAACGAGCCGCCCAGGGCCATACAGTTTAGCCAGCAGGGCAACTGCACCCACGCCTATTTAGACGAAAAGCTGCTGTACTCCATCTTGAGCAATCTGCTCTCCAACGCCATTAAGTACTCGCCAGCAGACAGCCCAATCTACTTCACCCTGTACTGTGAGCCAGGGAGCATTGCTTTTCAGGTCAGAGACGAGGGCATGGGCATTGCCCCTGAAGATCAGGCCCAGCTCTACGAACCCTTTATTCGCGGCAAGAATATTGGCAACACCACTGGCAGCGGCCTGGGCATGGCCGTGGTCAAAAAGTGTCTCGACCTGCACCAGGGGGAGATTGAGCTAGAGAGTGAGGTGGGGCTAGGCACCACCTTCACCCTCAAAATCGCGCAGCCCCCAGCTAGCCAGGCAGGCTCAGGAGAGCTGTCTCTACCGGCCCAGGCCCGCTAA
- a CDS encoding phosphoadenylyl-sulfate reductase — MTEAMLQHTSHLDQPALDLDALNQTFSNADAIKLVQWGAETFGGGLVMSTSFGIQSALMLHLVTQVIPRIPVIWVDTGYLPAETYRFAEELTTRLNLNLQVYQSPLSPARMEALYGQLWEQQDVDSLNRYDQIRKVEPMQRALRDLGATAWLAGLRANQTDHRKTLQPLGLQGGRYKLLPILRWSSKDIYDYLVAHDLPYHPLFDHGYVTVGDWHSSRPLTADDSDERNTRFNGLKQECGLHLPQTAEEAESLNSSSL; from the coding sequence ATGACCGAGGCGATGCTACAGCACACTTCGCACCTAGATCAGCCGGCGCTAGACCTAGATGCGCTCAATCAAACTTTTAGCAATGCTGACGCCATCAAGCTGGTGCAGTGGGGCGCTGAGACTTTTGGCGGTGGCCTGGTGATGAGTACCAGCTTTGGCATTCAGTCGGCCCTAATGCTCCATCTAGTGACCCAGGTGATTCCCAGAATTCCCGTAATCTGGGTAGATACGGGCTACTTACCGGCAGAGACGTACCGCTTTGCTGAGGAGTTGACCACTCGGCTGAATCTCAATCTGCAGGTTTATCAGTCGCCCCTGAGTCCGGCCCGCATGGAAGCCCTCTACGGACAGCTTTGGGAGCAGCAGGATGTTGATTCGCTCAATCGCTACGACCAGATCCGCAAGGTTGAGCCGATGCAGCGAGCCCTGAGGGACTTGGGCGCAACGGCCTGGTTGGCGGGGTTGAGAGCAAACCAAACCGACCACCGCAAAACGCTGCAGCCGCTTGGCCTACAGGGTGGACGTTACAAGCTTCTGCCTATCCTGCGCTGGAGTTCGAAAGACATATACGACTATCTGGTCGCCCACGATCTGCCTTACCATCCGCTCTTTGATCATGGCTACGTGACCGTAGGTGATTGGCACTCCAGTCGGCCCCTGACCGCTGACGACAGTGACGAGCGCAATACCCGCTTTAATGGGCTAAAGCAGGAGTGCGGGCTGCACCTGCCACAGACTGCAGAAGAGGCAGAGAGTTTAAACTCCAGCTCGCTCTAG